The following coding sequences are from one Roseburia hominis A2-183 window:
- a CDS encoding ABC-2 transporter permease, giving the protein MKGLFKNNFLAVWTNAKIFLFFMLVMGIVVIIIPDQTWQMYFIIIGIVGLSVNAATAIGNEFSSKWGKYKLTLPVKRIDIVKGLYINQLLWIVIGTLFVGSITALSYLLHGVPFNQFEGIAGVLILGLSISLSMGAIFIPSIYLAGEDKLIVFLIISLLSAVGIAAMLFNIPSFGQFILISGSILLFILSFPLTVRIFKKKEY; this is encoded by the coding sequence ATGAAAGGGCTTTTCAAAAATAATTTTCTTGCCGTATGGACAAATGCAAAAATATTTTTATTTTTTATGCTTGTAATGGGTATTGTCGTTATCATTATCCCAGACCAGACATGGCAAATGTATTTCATAATTATTGGAATTGTTGGATTGTCAGTAAATGCAGCTACTGCTATCGGAAATGAATTTTCCTCAAAATGGGGGAAATATAAGCTCACTTTGCCAGTAAAAAGGATTGATATTGTAAAAGGCTTATACATCAATCAGTTATTGTGGATTGTGATAGGGACACTTTTCGTTGGTAGTATAACAGCCTTATCCTATCTGTTACATGGAGTTCCTTTTAACCAGTTTGAAGGTATAGCAGGTGTACTTATATTAGGACTCAGCATAAGCCTTTCAATGGGGGCAATATTTATTCCTAGCATTTATTTAGCAGGGGAAGATAAACTGATAGTGTTTCTTATCATATCTTTGCTTTCCGCAGTTGGTATTGCTGCAATGCTTTTTAATATACCGTCATTTGGACAGTTTATTTTAATAAGTGGTTCTATATTGCTATTTATCCTATCTTTTCCTTTGACTGTCCGTATTTTCAAGAAAAAGGAATACTAA
- a CDS encoding type II toxin-antitoxin system RelE/ParE family toxin, translating to MTDSYKVGYSVDALDDLREIYSYIANELLVPETASAQLGCIRKEVRSLDFMPARYALAHWEPWHSMKMHQLPVDNFIVYYLVDDEKRAVTVARIFYGGRDIEEIINSNK from the coding sequence ATGACAGATAGCTATAAGGTCGGCTATTCTGTAGATGCACTTGACGACTTACGCGAGATCTATTCATACATTGCGAATGAACTCCTTGTTCCAGAGACTGCTTCTGCTCAGCTTGGCTGCATCCGAAAAGAGGTGCGCTCATTGGATTTCATGCCAGCTCGCTATGCGTTAGCTCATTGGGAACCTTGGCATTCGATGAAAATGCATCAGCTTCCGGTAGACAATTTTATTGTGTATTATCTGGTTGATGACGAAAAAAGGGCAGTTACAGTAGCTCGAATATTCTACGGTGGTCGTGATATTGAAGAAATCATAAATTCAAATAAATAA
- a CDS encoding GntR family transcriptional regulator: MEIIISNNANKPIYEQITSQIKAMIMSGELKAGDAIPSMRALAKSIQVSVITVQKAYEDLQRDGFIETTVGRGSFVSAQNKEFYQEEQQRIAEEHLQIAAEIGRTNNISLEKLTELLTLFYKTEE; encoded by the coding sequence ATGGAAATCATTATCAGTAATAATGCCAACAAGCCCATATATGAGCAAATCACATCACAGATTAAAGCCATGATAATGAGTGGCGAATTGAAAGCTGGTGACGCAATCCCCTCAATGCGAGCATTGGCAAAGTCAATTCAGGTAAGCGTCATTACTGTTCAGAAAGCCTATGAAGATTTGCAAAGGGACGGTTTCATAGAAACCACGGTTGGTAGAGGAAGTTTTGTATCTGCACAAAACAAAGAATTTTATCAAGAAGAACAGCAGCGTATAGCAGAAGAACATTTACAAATAGCTGCCGAAATCGGGAGAACAAACAATATTTCTCTTGAGAAATTGACAGAATTATTAACTTTATTTTATAAAACGGAGGAATAG
- a CDS encoding type II toxin-antitoxin system RelB/DinJ family antitoxin translates to MANTSAVYARIDTNLKDNAESILSQLGISPSSAIQMLYSQIVLKKGMPFELKLPSSKPLAVGAMTRKQLDAELQKGVDSIKAGKVYSADEVDAALAKEFGI, encoded by the coding sequence ATGGCAAATACATCCGCTGTTTATGCAAGAATAGATACCAATCTCAAGGATAATGCTGAGAGCATTCTTTCTCAGCTTGGCATTTCTCCATCCAGTGCAATTCAGATGCTTTATAGCCAGATTGTACTGAAGAAGGGTATGCCATTTGAACTGAAACTTCCTTCTTCTAAGCCATTAGCTGTTGGTGCAATGACCAGAAAACAGCTTGATGCAGAACTCCAGAAGGGTGTTGATTCCATCAAAGCAGGAAAGGTATATTCTGCAGATGAAGTCGATGCGGCACTTGCAAAGGAGTTTGGCATATGA
- a CDS encoding DAK2 domain-containing protein: protein MEITTINAEALAKAFLAGAKNLEAKKEWINELNVFPVPDGDTGTNMSMTIMSAAKEVAAMAEPDMKSLAKAISSGSLRGARGNSGVILSQLFRGFTKVIAEYDEIDVQVLSDAFEKAVETAYKAVMKPKEGTILTVAKGMAVRAVELSEEETTDLLAFCEEVIKEGDHVLSMTPDMLPVLKQAGVVDSGGQGLMQVMKGALDSLQGKEIDYSIETPEKQPAAETGSASYNIEAQAAQEIKFAYCTQFLIMLEKPISTRQETEFKEYLESIGDSIVVVADDEIVKVHVHTNDPGLAMQRGLTYGSLTTIIIENMKLERDEKISALKEKEMQSETIEDVEKQLKDEEAPKEQEPPKEMGFISVSIGDGINEIFQGLGVDYIIEGGQTMNPSTEDMLNAIEKVNAKNIFILPNNKNIILAANQAASLVEDKKIIVIPTKTIPQGITALINYIPDSTPEENAERMSEELGTVKTGQVTYAVRDTVIDDKEIKQDDFMGIGDQGILAVGKELEATVLDMIEQLIDEDSAIVSIYYGEDAREDAANAIGEKITEAHPDVEVEVHYGGQPIYYYVISVE, encoded by the coding sequence GTGGAGATCACTACGATAAATGCCGAGGCTCTCGCAAAAGCGTTTCTGGCCGGAGCGAAAAACTTGGAAGCAAAGAAAGAGTGGATCAACGAACTGAATGTATTCCCGGTTCCAGATGGAGATACCGGTACCAACATGTCGATGACGATCATGTCTGCCGCGAAGGAAGTGGCGGCGATGGCAGAGCCGGACATGAAGTCGCTTGCAAAGGCAATTTCCTCCGGTTCCCTCCGCGGAGCGAGAGGTAATTCCGGCGTCATTCTTTCCCAGCTGTTTCGCGGGTTTACCAAGGTTATTGCAGAGTATGATGAGATTGACGTGCAGGTATTGTCCGATGCGTTTGAGAAGGCAGTAGAGACCGCATACAAGGCGGTTATGAAGCCGAAGGAAGGTACGATTCTTACGGTTGCCAAAGGGATGGCGGTACGTGCGGTAGAGCTGAGCGAGGAGGAGACGACCGATCTGCTTGCGTTCTGCGAGGAAGTCATCAAAGAGGGCGATCATGTCCTTAGCATGACGCCGGATATGCTTCCGGTATTAAAACAGGCGGGAGTTGTGGATTCCGGCGGACAGGGTCTGATGCAGGTGATGAAGGGTGCGCTTGACTCCCTGCAGGGCAAGGAGATCGATTACTCGATTGAGACACCGGAGAAGCAGCCGGCGGCCGAGACGGGAAGCGCCTCCTACAACATTGAGGCACAGGCAGCGCAGGAGATCAAGTTTGCGTACTGTACCCAGTTTTTGATTATGTTGGAGAAGCCGATTTCCACAAGACAGGAGACGGAATTCAAAGAGTACTTAGAGAGCATCGGTGATTCGATCGTTGTTGTCGCTGATGACGAGATTGTAAAGGTGCATGTGCACACGAATGATCCGGGACTTGCGATGCAGCGCGGTCTGACTTACGGAAGCCTTACGACGATCATCATTGAGAATATGAAGTTAGAGCGTGACGAGAAGATCTCTGCACTCAAGGAAAAAGAGATGCAGTCGGAGACCATCGAGGACGTGGAGAAGCAGCTGAAGGACGAGGAAGCTCCAAAAGAGCAGGAACCGCCGAAGGAGATGGGCTTTATCTCTGTCAGCATCGGCGACGGTATCAATGAGATCTTTCAGGGACTTGGTGTGGACTACATTATTGAGGGCGGACAGACGATGAACCCGAGCACCGAGGATATGTTAAACGCTATCGAAAAAGTGAACGCGAAGAATATCTTTATTCTTCCAAATAACAAGAATATTATTCTCGCAGCCAATCAGGCAGCCTCTCTTGTGGAGGACAAAAAGATCATCGTGATCCCGACCAAGACGATCCCGCAGGGAATCACGGCGCTCATCAACTATATTCCGGACAGCACACCGGAGGAGAATGCAGAGCGCATGAGCGAGGAACTGGGGACGGTAAAGACCGGTCAGGTGACCTATGCGGTGCGCGATACCGTGATCGATGACAAGGAGATCAAGCAGGATGATTTTATGGGCATCGGCGATCAGGGAATCCTTGCCGTTGGGAAGGAGCTTGAGGCTACGGTGTTGGATATGATCGAACAGCTCATCGATGAGGATTCGGCGATTGTCAGCATCTACTACGGGGAGGATGCCAGGGAAGATGCAGCGAATGCGATCGGTGAAAAGATCACAGAGGCGCATCCGGATGTCGAGGTGGAAGTCCACTATGGCGGACAGCCGATCTATTATTACGTGATCTCCGTCGAGTAA
- a CDS encoding TnpV protein has translation MPVKSITVIKLILQTSDEQATDMMFRLVEQMADKEGVTEQLKVESPMLWVGRMNEIQARAREIVYQELIYT, from the coding sequence ATACCCGTTAAAAGCATCACTGTTATTAAACTGATCCTGCAAACCTCTGACGAACAGGCAACGGATATGATGTTTCGCTTGGTCGAGCAAATGGCTGACAAAGAGGGCGTGACCGAACAACTAAAAGTAGAAAGCCCGATGTTATGGGTTGGAAGAATGAATGAGATACAAGCAAGGGCGAGAGAAATTGTATATCAAGAACTGATTTATACCTAA
- the rpmB gene encoding 50S ribosomal protein L28 has product MAKCAVCGKGAHFGNNVSHSHRRSNRMWKSNIKRVSCKVNGTPKKLYVCASCLKSGKVERA; this is encoded by the coding sequence ATGGCAAAATGTGCAGTTTGTGGAAAGGGCGCTCATTTCGGTAACAACGTGAGCCATTCTCATAGAAGATCAAATAGAATGTGGAAGTCGAACATCAAGCGTGTCAGCTGTAAAGTGAACGGAACACCGAAGAAGTTATATGTATGTGCTTCCTGTTTAAAGTCCGGCAAAGTAGAAAGAGCTTAG
- a CDS encoding PolC-type DNA polymerase III — MAKRFFDVFPSLQVEGDMKNLLTETEVTKVGMNHERDHLRVYLSSTRLIHKKDIRQLESAIAQQIFKGRMMQVKVIEKYHLSEQYTPEKLLDLYRDSILEELKDYSLMEYNLLRTAKMEFTSESHMLLTLENTIIAQTRSHEIVEFLEKVICERCGLDLAVELAYEEPKESKYKKNSDLQIQFEIKNIMKKVHIRNGDGESVPAVAEGGAEAVSDGTTTSGGTGGNATTNTVSSAKNAAKPAEHAGKTAGNGEKGKKEFKRRFEGGGLKKSDNPDVIYGRDFEDEPIAIEKIVGEMGEVTIRCQVMTLETREIRNEKTIVIMSVTDFTDSIVLKIFTRNDQLQELLDGGLAKGAFLKIKGVTTIDKFDSELTIGSVVGIKKIADFTSTRADTSPEKRVELHCHTKMSDMDGVSDVKDIVKRAMKWGHKAIAITDHGDVQAFPDANHAVPPDSDFKIIYGVEAYLVDDLKDIIVDSKGQSLNDSYVVFDLETTGLSPDKNKIIEIGAVKVVDGAITERFSTFVNPEVPIPYNIEQLTSIKDDMVLDAPRIEEILPEFMKFCEGTVMVAHNAEFDTGFIRKNCERMGLPFDFTIADTVALARILLPQLNRFKLDTVAKAVGVSLDHHHRAVDDAACTAEIFVKFIEMLHERGMETLDDVNQMGATSPELVKKLKSHHAIILATNDIGRINLYRLVSMSHLTYFHKTPRVPKSEFVKYREGLLLGSACEAGELYRAILDGRPEEEIIRLVKFYDYLEIQPIGNNSFMLRDEKSAINSVEELQDINRRIVKLGETFNKLVVATCDVHFLDPEDEVYRRIIMAGKGFKDADDQAPLFLRTTEEMLKEFEYLGSTKAEEVVITNPGKIADMCEKIAPVRPDKCPPVIENSDQMLRDICYTKAHSMYGEELPSIVKERLDRELNSIISNGYAVMYIIAQKLVWKSNEDGYLVGSRGSVGSSFAATMSGITEVNPLQAHYRCAYCKYSDFDSPEVKAFSGRSGCDMPDKICPVCGKKLVKDGFDIPFETFLGFKGNKEPDIDLNFSGEYQSKAHAYCEVIFGYGQTFRAGTIGTLADKTAFGYIKNYYEERGVHKRNCEIDRIVQGCVGVRRTTGQHPGGIVVLPVGEEINTFTPVQHPANDMTTATVTTHFDYHSIDHNLLKLDILGHDDPTMIRMLQDLTGIDPTTIPLDDESVMSLFKNTSALGVTPDDIHGIPLGCLGIPEFGTDFAMQMVIDAKPQEFSDLIRISGLSHGTDVWLGNAQTLIEQGLATISTAICTRDDIMIYLIQKGLDSEQSFTIMESVRKGKGLKEEWKTEMRAHDVPEWYIDSCLKIKYMFPKAHAAAYVMMAWRIAYCKVYYPLAYYAAYFSIRATGFNYEIMCQGKERLEYFYKDYTRRKDSLSKKEQDTYRDMKIVQEMYARGFDFTPIDVYRAKPDRFQVIDGKLMPALNTIDGMGDNAAIAVAEAAKDGKFLSKDDFRQRTKATKTVIDLMADLGLLGELPESNQLSLFDFA, encoded by the coding sequence ATGGCAAAACGGTTTTTTGATGTATTTCCATCACTGCAGGTAGAAGGCGACATGAAAAATCTGCTGACGGAGACGGAAGTAACGAAGGTGGGCATGAATCATGAGCGCGATCATCTGCGCGTCTATTTAAGCAGCACGCGTCTGATTCACAAAAAAGATATCCGCCAGTTGGAATCTGCCATTGCACAACAGATTTTTAAGGGCAGGATGATGCAGGTCAAGGTCATTGAAAAGTATCATCTCTCGGAACAGTATACGCCGGAAAAGCTGCTTGATCTGTATCGCGACAGCATTTTAGAAGAACTGAAAGATTACAGCCTGATGGAATACAATCTTCTTCGGACGGCGAAGATGGAGTTTACGAGCGAAAGCCACATGCTGCTCACGCTGGAGAATACGATTATCGCACAGACGCGTTCCCATGAGATCGTGGAGTTTTTAGAGAAGGTGATCTGTGAGCGCTGCGGACTCGATCTGGCGGTGGAGCTTGCCTACGAGGAACCGAAGGAAAGCAAATATAAGAAAAACAGTGATCTGCAGATTCAGTTTGAGATTAAAAACATCATGAAAAAGGTACATATCCGCAATGGCGACGGGGAGAGTGTGCCGGCGGTCGCAGAAGGCGGTGCCGAGGCGGTTTCCGATGGCACAACAACATCTGGTGGTACAGGCGGCAATGCCACCACAAATACCGTTTCTTCTGCAAAAAATGCTGCAAAACCTGCGGAACATGCAGGAAAAACTGCAGGAAATGGCGAAAAAGGGAAGAAGGAATTCAAGCGCAGATTCGAGGGCGGCGGCCTTAAGAAGTCGGACAATCCGGATGTGATCTACGGGCGTGATTTTGAGGATGAACCGATCGCGATCGAGAAGATTGTGGGAGAGATGGGAGAGGTGACGATCCGCTGCCAGGTCATGACGTTAGAGACCAGGGAGATCCGGAATGAGAAGACGATCGTGATTATGTCCGTGACGGATTTTACCGATTCGATTGTGTTAAAAATCTTTACCAGAAACGATCAGCTGCAGGAACTGCTTGACGGAGGACTCGCAAAGGGAGCGTTTTTAAAGATCAAGGGTGTGACGACGATCGACAAGTTCGACAGTGAGCTTACGATCGGTTCTGTGGTCGGCATCAAAAAGATTGCGGATTTTACGTCCACACGTGCAGACACCAGCCCGGAGAAGCGCGTGGAGTTGCACTGCCATACGAAGATGAGCGATATGGATGGCGTCTCGGATGTCAAGGATATTGTAAAACGCGCCATGAAGTGGGGACACAAGGCGATCGCCATCACGGACCACGGCGATGTACAGGCTTTCCCTGACGCGAACCATGCGGTTCCGCCGGATTCGGATTTTAAGATCATCTACGGCGTGGAGGCGTATCTGGTGGATGATCTGAAGGATATTATCGTTGACTCAAAAGGACAGAGCTTAAATGACAGCTATGTCGTATTTGACCTGGAGACAACCGGACTTTCGCCGGATAAGAATAAGATCATTGAGATCGGTGCCGTCAAGGTGGTGGACGGAGCTATCACGGAGCGTTTTTCGACCTTCGTCAATCCGGAGGTGCCGATCCCGTATAATATTGAGCAGCTGACGTCCATCAAGGATGACATGGTGCTCGATGCGCCCAGGATTGAGGAGATCCTGCCCGAATTCATGAAGTTCTGCGAGGGGACCGTCATGGTGGCACACAATGCGGAGTTCGATACCGGATTCATCCGCAAGAACTGCGAGCGCATGGGACTGCCGTTTGATTTTACCATCGCAGATACCGTGGCGCTGGCGAGAATCCTGCTGCCGCAGTTAAACCGTTTCAAGCTGGATACCGTGGCAAAGGCGGTCGGTGTATCGCTGGATCACCATCACCGGGCGGTCGATGACGCGGCATGTACGGCGGAGATTTTTGTCAAGTTTATCGAGATGCTTCATGAACGCGGCATGGAGACGTTAGACGATGTGAACCAGATGGGCGCGACGTCGCCGGAACTTGTGAAAAAGTTAAAGAGCCATCACGCGATCATACTGGCGACAAACGATATCGGACGCATCAATCTCTACCGTCTGGTCTCCATGTCACACCTGACCTATTTTCACAAGACACCGCGTGTGCCAAAGAGCGAATTTGTAAAGTACAGAGAGGGACTGCTGCTCGGATCTGCCTGTGAGGCAGGCGAACTCTACCGTGCGATTTTAGACGGCAGACCGGAGGAGGAGATCATCCGTCTTGTGAAGTTTTACGACTATCTGGAGATTCAGCCGATCGGCAACAACAGTTTCATGCTGCGGGATGAGAAGAGCGCCATCAACTCTGTCGAGGAGCTGCAGGATATCAACCGGCGGATTGTAAAGCTGGGCGAGACATTCAACAAGCTGGTGGTCGCCACCTGCGACGTGCATTTCCTTGATCCGGAGGATGAGGTATACCGCCGTATCATCATGGCGGGCAAGGGATTTAAGGATGCCGATGACCAGGCACCGCTGTTCCTTCGGACAACGGAGGAGATGTTAAAGGAGTTCGAGTATCTCGGAAGCACCAAGGCGGAGGAGGTTGTCATCACGAATCCCGGCAAGATTGCCGATATGTGTGAGAAGATCGCACCGGTGCGCCCGGACAAGTGCCCGCCGGTCATTGAGAATTCCGATCAGATGCTGCGTGACATCTGCTACACCAAGGCGCACAGCATGTACGGCGAGGAGCTTCCGTCCATCGTGAAGGAGCGATTGGACCGTGAGCTGAATTCCATCATTTCCAACGGCTATGCCGTAATGTATATCATTGCACAGAAACTGGTGTGGAAGTCCAACGAGGACGGTTATCTGGTAGGCTCCAGAGGTTCGGTCGGATCTTCGTTCGCGGCGACCATGTCCGGTATCACGGAGGTCAATCCGCTGCAGGCACATTACCGCTGTGCCTACTGCAAGTACAGCGACTTTGATTCGCCGGAGGTCAAGGCGTTCTCCGGGCGAAGCGGATGTGATATGCCGGATAAGATCTGTCCGGTCTGTGGCAAGAAGCTGGTAAAAGACGGGTTTGACATTCCGTTTGAGACGTTCCTGGGATTCAAGGGAAACAAGGAGCCGGATATCGACCTGAACTTTTCCGGTGAATATCAGAGTAAAGCGCATGCCTACTGTGAGGTTATTTTCGGATACGGTCAGACATTCCGTGCCGGAACGATCGGTACGCTGGCGGACAAGACGGCGTTCGGATACATCAAGAATTACTACGAGGAGCGCGGTGTCCACAAGCGGAACTGTGAGATTGACCGTATTGTGCAGGGATGCGTCGGCGTCCGCAGGACGACGGGACAGCACCCGGGCGGAATCGTCGTGCTTCCGGTGGGAGAGGAGATCAACACGTTTACGCCGGTACAGCATCCGGCGAACGATATGACGACAGCGACGGTAACGACACATTTTGATTATCACTCGATCGACCACAACCTGTTAAAACTCGATATTCTCGGACACGATGATCCGACGATGATTCGTATGCTGCAGGATCTGACGGGAATTGACCCGACAACGATCCCACTCGACGATGAGTCGGTCATGTCCTTATTTAAAAATACATCGGCACTCGGTGTGACGCCGGATGACATTCATGGAATTCCGCTCGGATGTCTCGGTATTCCGGAGTTTGGAACCGATTTCGCCATGCAGATGGTTATTGATGCCAAGCCGCAGGAGTTCTCGGATCTGATCCGTATCTCCGGTCTGTCCCACGGTACGGACGTATGGCTCGGCAATGCGCAGACACTCATCGAGCAGGGACTGGCAACGATTTCCACCGCGATCTGTACCCGTGACGATATCATGATCTACCTGATCCAGAAGGGACTTGACAGTGAGCAGTCCTTCACGATCATGGAGTCGGTGCGTAAGGGAAAAGGCTTAAAGGAAGAGTGGAAGACGGAGATGCGTGCGCATGATGTGCCGGAGTGGTACATAGATTCGTGTCTGAAGATCAAGTACATGTTCCCGAAGGCACATGCGGCGGCATACGTTATGATGGCATGGCGTATTGCCTACTGTAAGGTATATTATCCTCTTGCTTACTATGCGGCATATTTCTCGATCCGTGCGACGGGATTTAACTACGAGATCATGTGTCAGGGCAAGGAGCGTCTTGAATATTTTTACAAGGATTACACGCGGAGAAAAGATTCGCTCTCCAAAAAGGAGCAGGATACTTACCGCGATATGAAGATCGTGCAGGAGATGTATGCCAGAGGGTTTGATTTTACGCCGATCGACGTGTACCGCGCAAAGCCGGATCGTTTTCAGGTGATTGACGGCAAACTCATGCCGGCGTTAAACACGATCGACGGTATGGGTGACAATGCTGCGATTGCGGTTGCCGAGGCGGCGAAGGATGGCAAGTTTCTGTCCAAGGACGACTTCAGGCAGCGCACCAAGGCGACCAAGACGGTCATCGATCTTATGGCAGATCTGGGACTGCTCGGCGAACTGCCGGAGTCGAACCAGCTGTCGCTGTTTGATTTTGCATAA
- a CDS encoding Asp23/Gls24 family envelope stress response protein, which translates to MNGHMETQLGKVTIDPEVIATYAGSVAVECFGIVGMAAVNMKDGLVKLLKKDYLTHGINVVIDEENKITIDFHVIVSYGVSIITVSDNLIETVKYKVEAFTGMEIKKMNIYVEGVRVID; encoded by the coding sequence ATGAATGGACATATGGAGACCCAGTTGGGCAAGGTTACAATAGATCCGGAAGTGATCGCAACGTATGCAGGATCGGTTGCAGTGGAATGTTTTGGAATTGTCGGTATGGCTGCAGTCAACATGAAGGACGGTCTGGTGAAGCTTTTAAAGAAGGATTATCTCACGCACGGCATCAATGTCGTCATTGATGAGGAGAACAAGATCACGATCGATTTTCATGTGATCGTATCTTACGGCGTCAGCATCATCACGGTATCCGATAATCTGATCGAGACGGTAAAATATAAGGTCGAGGCGTTTACCGGAATGGAAATTAAGAAAATGAACATCTACGTCGAAGGCGTACGAGTGATTGATTAA
- a CDS encoding ABC transporter ATP-binding protein yields the protein MENILELQQVSKTFSKSKFSLENVSFNLPYGAIMGFVGENGAGKTTTIGCILNTIKKDSGKIKLFGQEMSDADTDMREKIGVVYDGDNFPTYWTATQLAKVMAGFYKQWDNILFLKYLEEYKLPANQKIKQYSRGMTMKLAIAVALSHHPQLLILDEATGGLDPIVRDEMLDTFLDFVQEENHSILLSSHITSDLEKVADYITFIHNGKMIMTVSKNDLVYNYAVMRCKENQFLALDPTDIIAYRKRDFQIDVLVSDCKAMQRKYKDTVIDHISVDDIFLLLVRGGNVYERAFQK from the coding sequence ATGGAAAATATTTTAGAATTACAGCAGGTTTCCAAGACATTTTCAAAATCAAAATTTTCATTGGAAAATGTGTCCTTCAACTTGCCGTATGGGGCAATTATGGGGTTTGTTGGAGAAAATGGAGCAGGAAAAACAACGACGATTGGTTGCATATTAAATACAATAAAAAAGGACAGCGGAAAGATAAAACTGTTTGGACAGGAAATGTCAGACGCAGACACAGATATGCGTGAAAAAATAGGCGTTGTTTATGACGGAGATAATTTCCCGACTTATTGGACGGCTACACAATTAGCAAAAGTTATGGCAGGCTTTTATAAACAATGGGATAATATCTTATTTCTGAAGTATTTAGAAGAATATAAACTACCTGCAAATCAAAAAATCAAACAATATTCCAGAGGAATGACAATGAAATTAGCGATTGCGGTTGCTTTATCACACCATCCACAACTGCTTATTTTGGACGAAGCTACTGGCGGACTTGACCCTATTGTTCGTGATGAGATGTTAGATACGTTCCTTGATTTTGTACAGGAAGAAAACCATTCTATTTTACTTTCTTCTCATATTACAAGTGATTTAGAAAAAGTTGCAGATTATATTACATTTATTCATAACGGGAAAATGATTATGACCGTATCGAAAAATGATTTGGTTTACAATTATGCGGTTATGCGTTGTAAGGAAAATCAATTCCTTGCATTAGATCCAACAGATATTATTGCCTATCGAAAGCGTGATTTTCAAATTGATGTCCTAGTTTCTGATTGTAAAGCAATGCAGAGAAAATACAAAGATACGGTGATAGACCACATTTCAGTTGATGATATCTTTTTACTATTGGTACGAGGGGGGAACGTATATGAAAGGGCTTTTCAAAAATAA